In the Gossypium raimondii isolate GPD5lz chromosome 9, ASM2569854v1, whole genome shotgun sequence genome, one interval contains:
- the LOC105798498 gene encoding uncharacterized protein LOC105798498 isoform X1, giving the protein MDALLKSSFPIFSANPKFLSTKHVKPLKVSIKPPPPDFDFRADILAESTAKIGQTYPQLVDLAENGTLVLVEKRQFGPVPAWRTEFVEPEAIWLLGTTHISPESASDVERVVRAVRPDNVVVELCRSRAGIMYISSGVENGEQLRSNMFSLSGTGFFGAVGRSINLGGQTALALRLLLALFSSKLSSDLNRPFGDEFRAARKASEEVGAQIVLGDRPIEITLERAWNSLKWSEKVILVLSVIRGITSPSSDISKNDLLEQNYENDTFQLYERLSFSYPSLLQPLVHERDTYLAWSLKRSKAVNKCKTVVGVIGKGHMNGVIYALVSDQGNLRFRDLAGKTPSEAESNGWVQRLLKSLARDTLIGILLWALYEQIKSAGILL; this is encoded by the exons ATGGACGCTCTTCTCAAATCAAGCTTTCCAATATTCTCCGCGAATCCAAAATTCCTATCCACAAAGCATGTCAAACCCCTCAAGGTCTCCATCAAACCGCCACCACCAGACTTCGATTTCAGAGCAGATATTTTAGCAGAATCCACTGCCAAAATCGGACAAACTTATCCTCAGCTAGTGGACTTGGCGGAGAATGGGACGTTGGTGTTGGTCGAGAAGCGGCAGTTCGGCCCTGTTCCTGCCTGGAGGACCGAGTTCGTTGAACCAGAGGCGATATGGCTGTTGGGTACAACTCACATTTCGCCCGAATCAGCCTCCGATGTCGAGCGTGTTGTCAGGGCTGTCAGGCCTGACAATGTGGTGGTCGAACTCTGCAGAAGCAG AGCTGGGATCATGTACATATCCAGTGGTGTTGAAAATGGGGAACAATTACGATCAAATATGTTTTCTTTGAGTGGGACTGGGTTTTTTGGTGCTGTTGGTCGTAGCATAAACTTGG GGGGTCAAACTGCTCTGGCATTGCGTCTACTTTTGGCACTTTTCTCTTCAAAACTATCATCTGATCTCAACCGTCCTTTCGGAGATGAG TTCCGAGCTGCTCGCAAAGCATCTGAGGAAGTTGGTGCACAAATAGTTTTGGGGGATCGCCCGATTGAGATTACG CTTGAGAGGGCTTGGAATTCTCTGAAGTGGAGTGAGAAAGTTATTCTAGTGCTCTCAGTCATTCGAGGGATAACGTCACCATCATCTGATATATCCAAAAATGATCTCTTG GAACAAAACTACGAAAATGATACCTTTCAGCTTTATGAGCGTTTAAGCTTCTCATATCCGTCACTTCTTCAGCCTCTTGTACATGAGCGAGACACT TATCTTGCGTGGTCTCTTAAACGGAGTAAAGCAGTGAACAAGTGTAAAACAGTGGTGGGGGTGATCGGAAAGGGGCACATGAATGGTGTTATATATGCGTTAGTGTCGGACCAAGGGAACCTACGGTTCAGAGACCTTGCAGGGAAGACTCCATCTGAAGCTGAATCTAATGGCTGGGTTCAACGTCTTCTCAAAAGCTTGGCTAGAGACACTTTGATTGGCATCCTATTATGGGCATTATATGAACAGATTAAATCAGCTGGtatattattatag
- the LOC105798498 gene encoding uncharacterized protein LOC105798498 isoform X2, with the protein MGRWCWSRSGSSALFLPGGPSSLNQRRYGCWVQLTFRPNQPPMSSVLSGLSGLTMWWSNSAEAEFIFRAGIMYISSGVENGEQLRSNMFSLSGTGFFGAVGRSINLGGQTALALRLLLALFSSKLSSDLNRPFGDEFRAARKASEEVGAQIVLGDRPIEITLERAWNSLKWSEKVILVLSVIRGITSPSSDISKNDLLEQNYENDTFQLYERLSFSYPSLLQPLVHERDTYLAWSLKRSKAVNKCKTVVGVIGKGHMNGVIYALVSDQGNLRFRDLAGKTPSEAESNGWVQRLLKSLARDTLIGILLWALYEQIKSAGILL; encoded by the exons ATGGGACGTTGGTGTTGGTCGAGAAGCGGCAGTTCGGCCCTGTTCCTGCCTGGAGGACCGAGTTCGTTGAACCAGAGGCGATATGGCTGTTGGGTACAACTCACATTTCGCCCGAATCAGCCTCCGATGTCGAGCGTGTTGTCAGGGCTGTCAGGCCTGACAATGTGGTGGTCGAACTCTGCAGAAGCAG AGTTCATTTTCAGAGCTGGGATCATGTACATATCCAGTGGTGTTGAAAATGGGGAACAATTACGATCAAATATGTTTTCTTTGAGTGGGACTGGGTTTTTTGGTGCTGTTGGTCGTAGCATAAACTTGG GGGGTCAAACTGCTCTGGCATTGCGTCTACTTTTGGCACTTTTCTCTTCAAAACTATCATCTGATCTCAACCGTCCTTTCGGAGATGAG TTCCGAGCTGCTCGCAAAGCATCTGAGGAAGTTGGTGCACAAATAGTTTTGGGGGATCGCCCGATTGAGATTACG CTTGAGAGGGCTTGGAATTCTCTGAAGTGGAGTGAGAAAGTTATTCTAGTGCTCTCAGTCATTCGAGGGATAACGTCACCATCATCTGATATATCCAAAAATGATCTCTTG GAACAAAACTACGAAAATGATACCTTTCAGCTTTATGAGCGTTTAAGCTTCTCATATCCGTCACTTCTTCAGCCTCTTGTACATGAGCGAGACACT TATCTTGCGTGGTCTCTTAAACGGAGTAAAGCAGTGAACAAGTGTAAAACAGTGGTGGGGGTGATCGGAAAGGGGCACATGAATGGTGTTATATATGCGTTAGTGTCGGACCAAGGGAACCTACGGTTCAGAGACCTTGCAGGGAAGACTCCATCTGAAGCTGAATCTAATGGCTGGGTTCAACGTCTTCTCAAAAGCTTGGCTAGAGACACTTTGATTGGCATCCTATTATGGGCATTATATGAACAGATTAAATCAGCTGGtatattattatag